Proteins from a single region of Ensifer adhaerens:
- the recO gene encoding DNA repair protein RecO, producing MQWSDQAIILGIRRHGESSAIVEVMSAAHGRHLGMVRSGRSRTMQPVLQPGNSVEVTWRARLDEHMGEFRIEPVELRAARLMETATSVYGIQALGALLRLLPERDPHPHLYEALTVIVDHLADPADAGELFVRFELAVLNDLGFGLDLTECVATGVRTELVYVSPKSGRAVCRSAGERYADRMLALPDFLSAEARRAADHDSLAAAFRLTAFFLNRHVYEPRGLDVSSARDGFVHAALKALKAQSSAA from the coding sequence ATGCAATGGAGCGATCAGGCCATTATTCTCGGCATACGGCGGCACGGCGAAAGCTCGGCCATCGTGGAGGTCATGAGCGCCGCCCACGGCCGGCATCTCGGCATGGTGCGCTCGGGCCGTTCGCGCACTATGCAGCCGGTGCTGCAGCCCGGCAATTCGGTGGAAGTGACCTGGCGCGCCCGGCTTGACGAGCATATGGGCGAGTTCCGCATCGAGCCGGTGGAACTGCGGGCCGCACGGCTGATGGAAACGGCGACCTCGGTCTATGGCATCCAGGCGCTCGGTGCCCTTTTGCGGCTGCTTCCTGAGCGCGACCCGCATCCGCATCTCTACGAGGCACTCACCGTCATCGTCGACCATCTCGCCGATCCGGCCGATGCCGGAGAATTGTTCGTGCGCTTCGAGCTCGCGGTTCTCAACGACCTCGGTTTCGGGCTCGATCTGACGGAATGTGTGGCAACCGGTGTCCGCACCGAGCTTGTCTACGTGTCGCCGAAATCGGGCAGGGCGGTTTGCCGCTCGGCCGGGGAACGTTATGCCGACCGCATGCTGGCGCTGCCGGATTTCCTCTCCGCCGAAGCACGCCGGGCCGCCGATCATGACAGCCTTGCTGCCGCTTTCCGCCTGACCGCCTTCTTCCTCAACCGCCATGTCTATGAGCCGCGCGGCCTCGACGTTTCCTCCGCGCGCGACGGCTTTGTCCATGCGGCGCTCAAGGCGCTGAAAGCGCAATCCTCCGCCGCCTGA
- a CDS encoding L,D-transpeptidase: MCVSRNSAGRLAQLFALLLATSTLASCVTTSGPAKPKGPDPYYVAMYGPLPNEKFPLEAIDISKVDKRYLRQQVAYQTHEPPGTIVIDTQNRFLYLVQDGGMAMRYGIGVGKAGLEFEGEARIARKSEWPRWTPTQSMVEREPERYGPLAGGMEPGVRNPLGPRALYLFQGNRDTLFRIHGTTEAWSIGKAVSSGCIRLFNPDIIDLYSRVPLDSRVVVLQAEPPMTEPAGGIPMASASNGGLPPVY; the protein is encoded by the coding sequence ATGTGTGTGTCCCGGAACAGCGCCGGCCGCCTGGCGCAGCTCTTCGCCCTTCTTCTCGCCACCTCGACGCTCGCAAGCTGCGTCACCACTTCGGGGCCGGCCAAGCCGAAGGGACCGGACCCATATTATGTGGCAATGTACGGGCCGCTTCCCAACGAAAAATTCCCGCTGGAAGCGATCGACATCAGCAAGGTCGACAAGCGCTATCTGCGCCAGCAGGTCGCCTATCAGACGCACGAGCCGCCAGGCACGATCGTGATCGATACCCAGAACCGCTTCCTCTATCTGGTCCAGGATGGCGGCATGGCAATGCGCTACGGCATCGGCGTCGGCAAGGCCGGCCTGGAGTTCGAAGGCGAAGCGCGGATCGCGCGCAAGTCCGAATGGCCTCGCTGGACGCCGACACAAAGCATGGTCGAACGCGAACCGGAGCGGTACGGCCCGCTTGCCGGCGGCATGGAGCCGGGCGTTCGCAACCCGCTCGGGCCGCGCGCGCTCTATCTCTTCCAAGGCAACCGCGACACGCTGTTCCGCATCCATGGCACGACCGAGGCATGGTCGATCGGCAAGGCCGTCTCGAGCGGCTGCATCCGCCTCTTCAACCCCGATATCATCGACCTCTACAGCCGCGTGCCGCTCGATTCGCGCGTTGTCGTCCTGCAGGCCGAACCACCGATGACCGAGCCCGCCGGCGGCATTCCAATGGCGAGCGCATCGAATGGCGGTCTGCCGCCGGTCTACTGA
- a CDS encoding ArsR/SmtB family transcription factor: MSTESKDDLVFKALSNGLRRQMLDAMKHAPQTTGMLCEQFANLDRCTVMQHLKVLEEAELVLARREGRERWNHLNALPIQAIHDRWISQYAGHAMSILSALQQGLDQSSE; the protein is encoded by the coding sequence ATGTCAACCGAATCGAAAGACGACCTCGTCTTCAAAGCCTTGTCCAATGGACTGCGCCGTCAGATGCTCGACGCCATGAAGCACGCGCCGCAGACGACCGGCATGCTCTGCGAGCAATTTGCCAATCTCGATCGTTGCACCGTCATGCAACATCTGAAGGTACTGGAAGAGGCCGAACTGGTGCTCGCACGCCGCGAGGGCCGCGAGCGCTGGAACCATTTGAACGCTTTGCCGATCCAGGCCATTCACGACCGTTGGATCAGCCAGTACGCGGGGCACGCCATGTCGATCCTCTCCGCCCTGCAGCAGGGACTGGACCAATCGTCGGAGTGA
- a CDS encoding NAD-dependent epimerase, whose product MRYLITGTAGFIGFHLAKRLIDEGHFVVGFDGMTPYYDVTLKQRRHEILARSNGFKAVVGMLEDRAALNHAAEIAEPEVIIHLAAQAGVRYSLENPKAYVDSNLVGSWNILELARELGPKHLMLASTSSIYGANEKIPFAETDRADEPMTLYAATKKSVELMAHSYAHLYKVPTTAFRFFTVYGPWGRPDMALFKFVDAIHKGQPIDIYGEGRMSRDFTYIDDLVEGILRLSHVAPAEDNRVPSEKAEDTLSRQGPFRVVNVGGGQPVELMTFVETVERAVGKPALRNMLPMQQGDVPRTYASPDLLEALTDFKPSIPVEEGVARFAAWYEEYYNVGGKAGSSASQA is encoded by the coding sequence GTGCGCTACCTCATCACCGGCACCGCGGGCTTCATCGGCTTTCATCTCGCCAAGCGATTGATCGACGAGGGACATTTCGTGGTCGGCTTCGACGGCATGACGCCCTATTACGACGTGACGCTGAAGCAGCGTCGGCATGAGATTCTCGCGCGTTCGAACGGCTTCAAGGCTGTCGTCGGCATGCTGGAGGATCGGGCGGCGCTGAACCATGCCGCGGAGATTGCCGAGCCCGAGGTCATCATCCACCTCGCGGCCCAGGCCGGTGTCCGCTACAGCCTTGAAAATCCCAAGGCCTATGTCGATTCCAATCTCGTCGGCTCGTGGAACATTCTGGAACTGGCGCGGGAGCTCGGACCCAAGCACCTGATGCTCGCTTCGACCTCCTCGATCTATGGCGCCAACGAGAAGATCCCGTTTGCGGAGACCGATCGCGCCGACGAGCCGATGACGCTCTATGCGGCCACCAAGAAATCGGTGGAACTGATGGCGCACAGCTATGCCCATCTCTACAAGGTTCCAACCACGGCCTTCCGCTTCTTCACGGTCTATGGTCCCTGGGGCCGACCTGACATGGCGCTGTTCAAGTTCGTCGATGCCATCCACAAGGGACAGCCGATCGATATCTATGGCGAAGGCCGCATGAGCCGCGACTTCACCTATATCGACGACCTCGTCGAAGGCATTCTCAGGCTCTCGCACGTGGCGCCGGCGGAAGACAACCGCGTGCCCTCCGAGAAGGCTGAGGATACGCTGTCGCGCCAGGGACCGTTCCGCGTCGTCAACGTCGGCGGCGGCCAGCCGGTCGAGCTGATGACGTTCGTCGAAACGGTCGAGAGAGCGGTCGGCAAGCCGGCACTGCGCAACATGCTGCCGATGCAGCAGGGCGACGTACCGCGCACCTATGCCTCCCCCGATCTTCTGGAGGCATTGACAGATTTCAAACCCTCAATCCCGGTGGAAGAAGGCGTGGCGCGCTTTGCCGCATGGTATGAGGAATACTACAATGTTGGCGGGAAAGCCGGATCCTCAGCCTCGCAGGCATAG
- a CDS encoding PaaI family thioesterase — translation MYQELYPGMSVSGIGVLSLDRVARDGGLKVMQDLLSGELPAPPMSKTLKFGLSEVEEGRVVFKGLPTEEHLNPLGTVHGGWTATIMDSALGCAVFTTVKPGEAYTTVEFKVNLVRPLLPDMGEVFCEGRIVHRGRTIATSEAWLRDGGGKLLAHGTETCAIFPIDNLRR, via the coding sequence ATGTATCAAGAGCTTTATCCCGGCATGTCCGTATCCGGCATCGGCGTATTGTCGCTCGACCGCGTCGCCCGCGACGGCGGTCTGAAGGTGATGCAGGACCTTCTGAGCGGCGAACTGCCGGCGCCGCCGATGTCCAAGACCCTGAAGTTCGGGCTAAGCGAAGTCGAAGAGGGGCGTGTGGTCTTCAAGGGCTTGCCGACCGAGGAACATCTCAACCCGCTCGGCACGGTGCACGGCGGATGGACGGCGACGATCATGGATTCCGCGCTCGGCTGTGCGGTCTTCACCACGGTGAAACCCGGCGAAGCCTATACAACCGTCGAGTTCAAGGTGAATCTGGTGCGGCCGCTGTTGCCTGATATGGGCGAAGTCTTCTGCGAGGGGCGCATCGTGCATCGCGGCCGGACCATCGCGACGTCGGAGGCCTGGCTGCGCGACGGAGGCGGTAAGCTGCTGGCCCACGGCACCGAAACCTGCGCGATCTTCCCGATCGACAATCTGCGGCGCTAA
- a CDS encoding SRPBCC domain-containing protein produces MPFEFRVNGRIDRPVAQVFDAVVNPDQLSRYFVTLGGISGPLVAGATVKWWGEVPVQVEAVEQDELIVFRWDAMVSKGEEPYQTRVEVRFQALDDGATMVTIAEKGWRENEQGQKASYINCEGWSQMLACMKAWLEYGINLRQGYYLSELSGKPALEPQA; encoded by the coding sequence ATGCCCTTCGAATTCCGTGTGAATGGACGGATCGATCGCCCCGTCGCCCAGGTCTTCGATGCCGTCGTCAATCCGGATCAGCTCAGTCGCTATTTCGTCACCCTTGGCGGCATCAGCGGGCCACTGGTCGCCGGGGCTACGGTCAAATGGTGGGGCGAGGTCCCGGTCCAGGTCGAGGCGGTCGAACAGGACGAGTTGATCGTTTTTCGCTGGGACGCCATGGTCTCCAAGGGCGAGGAACCCTACCAGACCCGCGTGGAGGTGCGTTTCCAGGCGCTGGACGATGGCGCCACCATGGTGACGATCGCCGAAAAGGGTTGGCGTGAGAACGAGCAGGGACAGAAGGCGTCTTACATCAACTGCGAAGGCTGGTCGCAGATGCTTGCCTGCATGAAGGCCTGGCTCGAATACGGCATCAACCTGCGCCAGGGCTATTATCTCAGCGAGCTCTCAGGCAAGCCGGCACTCGAGCCGCAGGCCTGA
- the rkpK gene encoding UDP-glucose 6-dehydrogenase, which translates to MKITMIGAGYVGLVSGVCFADFGHDVVCLDKDENKIDALMQGRIPIFEPGLDQLVASNVASGRLSFTTDLVSAVADSDVIFIAVGTPSRRGDGHADLSYVYAAAREIAENLKGFTVIVTKSTVPVGTGDEVERIIRETNPDADFAVVSNPEFLREGAAIEDFKRPDRIVIGVADDDARARDVMTEVYRPLYLNQSPLVFTSRRTSELIKYAGNAFLAMKITFINEMADLCEKVGANVQDVARGIGLDGRIGSKFLHAGPGYGGSCFPKDTLALVKTAQDHDAPVRLVETTVAINDNRKRAMGRKVIAAAGGDVRGHKIAILGLTFKPNTDDMRDSPAIAIVQTLRDAGAHIIGYDPEGMENAKKIIDGIDYASDPYEAANEADALVIVTEWNEFRALDFRRLKSVMKTPILVDLRNIYRQDEVAKHGFAYSSIGRPL; encoded by the coding sequence ATGAAAATCACAATGATCGGCGCCGGCTATGTAGGCCTCGTCTCCGGTGTGTGTTTTGCGGATTTCGGCCACGACGTCGTCTGTCTCGACAAGGATGAGAACAAGATCGATGCGCTGATGCAAGGGCGCATTCCGATCTTCGAACCCGGTCTCGACCAACTGGTGGCCAGCAACGTCGCCTCGGGTCGACTGTCGTTCACGACCGATCTCGTGTCCGCCGTCGCCGACAGTGACGTCATTTTCATCGCCGTCGGCACCCCTTCCCGCCGTGGCGATGGCCATGCCGACCTCTCCTACGTCTATGCAGCGGCCCGCGAGATCGCCGAGAACCTCAAGGGGTTCACCGTCATCGTCACCAAGTCCACCGTTCCGGTCGGCACGGGCGACGAGGTCGAGCGCATCATTCGCGAAACCAATCCGGACGCCGATTTCGCTGTCGTCTCCAATCCGGAATTCCTGCGCGAGGGTGCGGCGATCGAGGACTTCAAGCGGCCTGACCGTATCGTCATCGGTGTTGCCGATGATGACGCGCGGGCGCGTGACGTCATGACCGAAGTTTACCGGCCGCTCTATCTCAACCAGTCGCCGCTCGTCTTCACGTCGCGCCGCACCTCCGAACTGATCAAGTATGCCGGCAATGCCTTCCTGGCGATGAAGATCACCTTCATCAACGAGATGGCCGATCTCTGCGAAAAGGTCGGCGCCAATGTCCAGGACGTCGCCCGCGGTATCGGCCTCGACGGCCGCATCGGCTCGAAGTTCCTGCATGCCGGCCCCGGCTACGGCGGCTCGTGCTTCCCCAAGGACACGCTGGCCCTGGTCAAGACCGCGCAGGACCATGATGCGCCCGTCCGGCTCGTAGAAACCACCGTTGCGATCAACGACAACCGCAAGCGGGCAATGGGCCGCAAGGTGATTGCGGCTGCCGGCGGCGACGTGCGCGGCCACAAGATTGCGATCCTCGGCCTCACCTTCAAGCCGAACACCGACGACATGCGCGACAGCCCGGCGATCGCCATCGTGCAGACGCTGCGGGATGCCGGCGCTCACATTATCGGCTACGATCCGGAAGGCATGGAGAACGCCAAGAAGATCATCGACGGCATCGACTATGCCAGCGACCCCTATGAAGCGGCCAACGAAGCGGATGCGCTGGTGATCGTGACCGAATGGAACGAGTTCCGCGCGCTTGACTTCCGCCGCCTGAAGTCTGTGATGAAGACACCTATTCTGGTCGACCTCAGGAACATCTACCGTCAGGACGAGGTTGCCAAGCACGGCTTTGCCTATTCCAGCATCGGCCGGCCCCTCTGA
- a CDS encoding Tex family protein, whose protein sequence is MANPAKSIAAIIASEIKAAPSQVTAAVELLDEGATVPFIARYRKEVTGGLDDTQLRVLSERLTYLRELEARRASILESIRGQDKLTEEIAAKIAAVETKAELEDIYLPYKPKRRTKAEIARERGLGPLAEAILSDRSVAPADRAAAFLTAEVADVKAALDGARDIIAEGMTENADLLGRLRSHMKGAAFLRAKVVDGKQEAGAKFSDYFDHSERWATTPGHRALAMLRGWNEEVLSVDIVVDQDDTSPVKPVERMIAAAYNVSAHLPGDKWLSEMIGWTWRVKLSMSLSLDLMRELRERAEEEAIHVFARNLKDLLLAAPAGSRATMGLDPGIRTGVKVAVVDGTGKLLETTTVYPFPPKNDVRGTQAELASLVRKHKVELIAIGNGTGSRETEKLVADMLSQLPAPKPTKVIVSEAGASVYSASETAALEFPGLDVSLRGAVSIARRLQDPLAELVKIEPKSIGVGQYQHDVDQSKLSRSLDAVVEDAVNAVGVDVNTASAPLLARVSGLGKSSAEAIVAHRDATGPFGSRKELLNVPRLGARTFEQCAGFLRIPNGKEPLDASSVHPEAYGVAKKIVAACGRDVRALMGDSAALKQLDPRTFVDERFGLPTVKDILAELEKPGRDPRPSFKTATFAEGVDDIKDLKVGMQLEGTVTNVAAFGAFVDIGVHQDGLVHVSQLADRFIKDPHEVVKAGDVVTVRVTEVDVPRKRIGLTMRKDGGAETGRETRGSAPNGGNRSAPMRQQKPQAPSQGAFGAALMEAMKRK, encoded by the coding sequence ATGGCCAACCCCGCTAAATCCATCGCCGCCATCATTGCCAGCGAAATCAAGGCAGCACCTTCGCAGGTTACAGCCGCTGTCGAGCTGCTGGACGAAGGGGCGACGGTGCCGTTCATCGCGCGCTACCGCAAGGAAGTGACCGGCGGCCTGGACGACACGCAATTGCGCGTGCTGTCGGAGCGGCTGACCTACTTGCGCGAACTCGAGGCGCGTCGGGCATCGATCCTCGAATCGATCCGCGGACAGGACAAGCTGACCGAGGAAATCGCAGCCAAGATCGCCGCCGTCGAAACCAAGGCGGAACTTGAAGACATCTATCTGCCCTACAAGCCGAAGCGCCGCACCAAGGCGGAGATCGCCCGCGAACGTGGCCTCGGGCCGCTCGCCGAAGCGATCCTTTCCGATCGCTCCGTCGCGCCGGCCGATCGCGCAGCTGCCTTCCTGACCGCCGAGGTGGCTGATGTGAAGGCGGCGCTTGACGGCGCCCGCGACATCATCGCCGAGGGTATGACGGAGAACGCCGATCTGCTCGGCCGCCTGCGCAGCCACATGAAGGGTGCCGCCTTCCTGCGCGCCAAGGTGGTCGACGGCAAACAGGAAGCCGGCGCCAAGTTCTCGGACTACTTCGACCATTCCGAGCGCTGGGCGACGACGCCCGGTCATCGGGCGCTGGCGATGCTGCGCGGCTGGAACGAAGAGGTTCTCTCCGTCGATATCGTTGTCGACCAGGACGATACCTCACCGGTAAAGCCGGTCGAGCGGATGATCGCTGCCGCCTACAATGTCAGCGCCCATCTGCCGGGGGACAAATGGCTCTCGGAAATGATCGGCTGGACTTGGCGCGTGAAGCTCTCGATGTCGCTGTCGCTCGACCTGATGCGCGAACTGCGCGAGCGTGCTGAAGAAGAGGCGATCCACGTTTTTGCTCGCAATCTCAAGGACCTGTTGCTTGCCGCGCCTGCGGGATCGCGGGCAACGATGGGCCTCGATCCGGGCATCCGCACCGGCGTCAAGGTCGCAGTGGTTGACGGCACGGGCAAGTTGCTCGAAACGACGACCGTCTACCCGTTCCCACCGAAGAACGACGTTCGCGGCACGCAGGCCGAACTCGCTTCGCTCGTCCGCAAGCACAAGGTCGAGCTGATCGCGATCGGCAATGGCACCGGCAGCCGCGAGACGGAGAAGCTCGTCGCCGATATGCTCTCGCAACTGCCGGCGCCGAAGCCGACCAAGGTCATCGTTTCGGAGGCTGGGGCATCGGTCTATTCGGCTTCCGAAACCGCTGCCCTGGAGTTCCCCGGCCTTGACGTTTCGTTGCGCGGCGCGGTCTCGATCGCGCGCCGCCTGCAGGACCCGCTGGCCGAGCTTGTGAAGATCGAGCCGAAGTCGATCGGCGTCGGCCAGTATCAACACGACGTCGACCAGTCGAAGCTCAGCCGCTCGCTGGACGCCGTTGTGGAAGACGCGGTGAACGCCGTCGGCGTCGACGTCAACACGGCTTCGGCGCCGCTGCTTGCCCGTGTGTCCGGCCTCGGAAAATCCTCGGCCGAGGCGATCGTCGCCCATCGTGACGCGACCGGGCCGTTTGGAAGCCGCAAGGAACTGTTGAACGTGCCGCGGCTCGGCGCCCGCACCTTCGAACAGTGCGCAGGCTTCCTGCGCATCCCGAACGGCAAGGAGCCGCTCGACGCCTCTTCCGTCCATCCGGAAGCCTATGGCGTCGCCAAGAAGATCGTCGCCGCCTGCGGCCGCGACGTGCGCGCTCTGATGGGCGACAGTGCCGCCCTGAAGCAACTCGACCCGCGGACCTTCGTGGACGAACGCTTCGGCCTGCCGACCGTCAAGGACATTCTCGCCGAACTTGAAAAGCCGGGCCGCGACCCGCGCCCGAGCTTCAAGACGGCGACCTTTGCCGAGGGCGTCGACGACATCAAGGACCTGAAGGTCGGCATGCAGCTCGAGGGCACCGTCACCAACGTCGCGGCGTTCGGCGCCTTCGTCGATATCGGTGTGCACCAGGATGGCCTCGTCCATGTGTCCCAGCTCGCGGATCGTTTCATCAAGGACCCGCATGAAGTGGTGAAGGCCGGGGATGTCGTCACCGTCCGCGTCACCGAGGTGGATGTTCCCCGCAAGCGCATCGGGTTGACGATGCGCAAGGACGGTGGCGCTGAAACAGGCCGAGAGACCCGTGGCAGCGCACCGAACGGCGGCAACCGCAGCGCGCCCATGCGCCAGCAGAAACCGCAAGCGCCGTCGCAGGGTGCCTTTGGTGCGGCCTTGATGGAGGCGATGAAGCGCAAGTAG
- a CDS encoding PhoX family protein: protein MDKHLGQTEETEFKTLTERREELEDIGHNCSTNPTMGDIIHRRFSRRSFIGGSLAVAAISTTVSPLALLTAEEARAEEGSRFDFTEIEAGVDEKHHVAEGYDADILLRWGDKIFADSPEFDPKNQTADAQEKLFGYNNDYVGFIPLEGSADHGLLVVNHEYTNAELMFPAFASVVKEKVTKDGKEIEEEKVVLGEYSKELVDIEMAAHGGTIIEIRKVDGKWQPVLDGKNNRRITVNTEMQITGPAAGHDRLKTPSDPTGRKVFGTINNCAGGVTAWGTYMMAEENFNGYFGGELAEDHPEYKQLKRLGAPGGQYEWASFYDRFDVSKEPNEANRFGWIVEVDALDPTSVPKKRTALGRYKHEGCESIVNKDGRVVLYSGDDERYDYVYKFVTKGTFNPDDRAANMDLFDEGTLYVAKFDEDGTVTWMPLVHGEGPLTEANGFASQADVLINTRLASDALGATKMDRPEDVQPNPKTGKVYVMLTNNTKRKAEEVDAANPRAKNAFGHIVEITETDGDFASLKSRWDVLLKCGDPAVAEVGASFSTATTKNGWFGMPDNCAIDTDGRLWVSTDGNNQKDTGRTDGIWAIDTDGAARGTSKLFFRVPVGAEMCGPCFNPTSDTFFLAVQHPGDAGLATYETPATRWPDFKDDMPVRPAVVAVTKRGGGRIG from the coding sequence ATGGACAAGCATCTCGGCCAGACGGAAGAGACCGAATTCAAGACGCTGACGGAACGCAGGGAAGAGCTGGAAGATATCGGCCATAACTGTTCCACCAACCCGACGATGGGCGACATCATTCATCGCCGTTTCTCGCGTCGCTCGTTCATCGGCGGCTCGCTCGCCGTTGCCGCGATTTCCACGACCGTCAGCCCGCTCGCTCTCCTGACTGCCGAAGAAGCACGCGCCGAGGAAGGCTCACGCTTCGACTTTACCGAGATCGAAGCCGGCGTCGACGAAAAGCACCATGTCGCCGAAGGTTACGATGCCGACATCCTGCTGCGCTGGGGCGACAAGATCTTTGCCGACAGCCCGGAGTTCGACCCGAAAAACCAGACGGCCGATGCTCAGGAAAAGCTCTTCGGCTACAACAACGACTATGTCGGCTTCATTCCGCTCGAGGGCAGCGCCGACCACGGCCTCCTGGTCGTCAACCACGAGTATACCAATGCCGAGCTGATGTTCCCGGCCTTCGCCAGCGTCGTGAAGGAAAAGGTGACGAAGGACGGCAAGGAAATCGAGGAAGAGAAGGTCGTTCTCGGTGAATACAGCAAGGAGCTGGTCGACATCGAGATGGCTGCCCATGGCGGCACGATCATCGAGATCCGCAAGGTCGACGGCAAGTGGCAGCCGGTTCTCGACGGCAAGAACAACCGCCGCATCACGGTCAATACCGAGATGCAGATCACCGGCCCGGCCGCCGGCCATGACCGCCTGAAGACGCCGTCCGACCCGACGGGCAGAAAAGTGTTCGGCACGATCAACAATTGCGCCGGCGGCGTAACCGCCTGGGGCACCTACATGATGGCCGAAGAAAACTTCAACGGCTATTTCGGCGGCGAGCTTGCCGAAGACCATCCGGAATACAAGCAGCTCAAGCGCCTTGGCGCACCGGGCGGCCAATACGAATGGGCCTCGTTCTACGACCGATTCGACGTCTCCAAGGAGCCGAATGAAGCCAATCGCTTCGGCTGGATCGTCGAGGTCGATGCGCTGGATCCGACCTCGGTCCCGAAGAAGCGTACCGCACTCGGCCGTTACAAGCACGAAGGCTGCGAATCGATCGTCAACAAGGACGGCCGCGTCGTGCTCTATTCCGGCGACGACGAGCGTTACGACTATGTCTACAAGTTCGTGACCAAGGGCACCTTCAACCCTGATGATCGCGCCGCCAACATGGACCTCTTCGACGAAGGCACGCTCTATGTCGCCAAGTTCGACGAGGACGGCACCGTCACCTGGATGCCGCTTGTCCACGGCGAAGGCCCGCTGACCGAAGCCAACGGCTTCGCCTCGCAGGCCGACGTGCTGATCAACACCCGTCTTGCCTCTGATGCACTCGGCGCCACCAAGATGGACCGACCCGAAGACGTCCAGCCGAACCCCAAGACCGGCAAGGTCTATGTGATGCTGACCAACAACACCAAGCGCAAAGCCGAAGAAGTCGACGCCGCCAATCCACGCGCAAAGAACGCGTTCGGCCACATCGTCGAGATCACCGAGACCGACGGCGACTTCGCCTCGCTGAAGAGCCGTTGGGATGTGCTTCTGAAGTGCGGCGATCCAGCTGTCGCCGAGGTTGGCGCCTCGTTCTCGACCGCAACCACAAAGAACGGCTGGTTCGGCATGCCCGACAACTGCGCCATCGACACCGACGGTCGACTGTGGGTTTCGACCGACGGCAACAACCAGAAGGACACCGGTCGCACCGATGGCATCTGGGCGATCGACACGGATGGTGCCGCTCGCGGCACGTCGAAGCTCTTCTTCCGCGTGCCGGTTGGCGCGGAAATGTGCGGCCCCTGCTTCAATCCGACGTCGGACACCTTCTTCCTGGCCGTCCAGCATCCGGGCGATGCAGGTCTTGCCACCTATGAGACGCCGGCAACGCGCTGGCCGGACTTCAAGGACGACATGCCGGTGCGGCCGGCCGTCGTCGCCGTGACCAAGCGGGGCGGTGGCCGCATCGGCTGA